From Nematostella vectensis chromosome 14, jaNemVect1.1, whole genome shotgun sequence, a single genomic window includes:
- the LOC5505143 gene encoding uncharacterized protein LOC5505143 — translation MRFVSNLKSSVNNPEQKKTSHLAPAEIEAAEEYWLRFSQRAMKTEDYPNLSPFIDEDGLMRVGSRLTRTSLPYDQVYPVLLPAKDHISTLIMREMHQMTNHAGRERTLSESRAKYWILRGRNRANKITRKCVTCREQKQPPHTTMMADLPKERLQLVSPPFNVTGVDLFGPFRLKYGRKQSIKAWGAIFTCATVRAVHLKIVENTSAEALSACPSRAEAELRKLVIDEKKCLEDFAMLHKFNWIFISPYSPHQGGMYESLVKQVKHSLHVTVGEQTLSWSERFIRELISRGRSKWQKKGRQMSVGDVVLLVDFTAPRGKWSLGRIVETYPGQDALVRNVRVKTANGAEYQRSVQRCCLICEAE, via the exons ATGCGATTTGTAAGCAACCTCAAGTCCAGTGTGAATAACCCAGAGCAGAAGAAAACTAGTCACCTAGCACCTGCAGAAATCGAAGCCGCTGAAGAGTATTGGCTGCGGTTCAGTCAGCGAGCCATGAAGACAGAAGACTACCCGAATCTGTCGCCATTCATAGACGAGGATGGCTTAATGAGGGTAGGGAGCCGCCTGACCAGGACCAGCCTGCCGTATGACCAAGTGTATCCAGTACTCCTCCCAGCGAAGGATCACATCTCGACGCTGATCATGAGAGAGATGCATCAAATGACGAATCACGCAGGGCGAGAAAGAACCCTGTCTGAATCGCGTGCAAAGTACTGGATCCTACGAGGGAGAAATCGTGCAAATAAGATCACAAGAAAATGCGTGACTTGTAGGGAACAAAAGCAACCGCCACACACTACAATGATGGCTGATCTTCCGAAAGAAAGATTGCAGTTAGTCTCACCGCCTTTCAATGTAACAGGAGTGGACTTATTCGGGCCATTCAGACTGAAGTATGGAAGAAAGCAATCGATCAAGGCATGGGGAGCAATCTTCACCTGTGCGACCGTACGAGCGGTGCACTTGAAAATCGTGGAGAACACATCAGCGGAAGCGTTATCAGCTTGTCCAAGCA GGGCAGAAGCAGAACTCCGCAAACTAGTCATCGATGAGAAGAAGTGTCTTGAAGACTTTGCGATGCTGCACAAGTTCAACTGGATCTTCATATCCCCCTACAGTCCCCATCAAGGAGGAATGTACGAGAGTTTGGTCAAGCAAGTCAAGCACTCACTTCACGTAACCGTAGGAGAGCAGACACTCTCCTGGAGCGA ACGGTTCATCCGAGAGCTGATCAGTCGCGGCCGCTCCAAATGGCAGAAGAAAGGTCGCCAGATGAGCGTCGGAGATGTTGTCCTGCTAGTGGATTTCACGGCGCCACGTGGAAAATGGAGTCTTGGACGCATCGTGGAGACCTACCCCGGGCAAGACGCACTCGTACGGAACGTGAGAGTCAAGACAGCCAACGGAGCGGAATATCAGAGGTCCGTCCAGCGCTGCTGCTTGATATGCGAAGCAGAGTAA
- the LOC116602825 gene encoding tripartite motif-containing protein 45 has product MTSASRRLEDEVTCSICIEHFNDPRVLPCFHSFCLHCLEELAVHSEGRGKLVCPLCKAEFQISPADVPSLKVNFMINSIISVLPLLTSEDSKKKPACESCDSGEPAQGRCNECDHFVCEQCISAHKRFQPVQHHTILSFDEIKSGKLLAMSKASFCTKHKGKKLKLFCESCKEVICRDCTVVDHKNHDYLFTSDVIAREKEEILGRAKKVASKLTDIEQAMALVEEAQHHLEENKRATRRDLDAFIDKQIGTLEKMRSDLKGGIESACQKHDKQLTAQRETLSMRLASARSSLEFAERMCRDANDVDVLSIRNEVLSQLSSLAEKPVDQPCTEVGVRLVVDEEYWDSLSKKISVGESEQTGLEQSAILSGKGPEYLRDLLGILKPVQQSPKSRWVRCFSAKRDGWAARTFHEKCDGKAPNIVLLSVGGRFLLLLLFISCYIAIL; this is encoded by the exons ATGACATCCGCCAGCAGGCGCCTCGAGGATGAGGTGACGTGCTCTATATGTATAGAGCACTTCAACGATCCTAGAGTGCTCCCTTGCTTCCACTCATTTTGTCTGCACTGCCTGGAAGAGCTGGCAGTGCACTCTGAAGGGAGAGGAAAACTTGTGTGCCCCCTCTGTAAGGCGGAATTCCAG ATTTCCCCAGCAGATGTTCCGAGTTTGAAGGTGAATTTCATGATCAACAGTATTATCTCTGTTCTTCCTTTGTTGACATCTGAAGACTCCAAGAAGAAACCAGCTTGTGAATCGTGTGATAGTGGTGAGCCTGCCCAAGGGAGATGTAACGAGTGCGATCACTTTGTCTGTGAGCAGTGCATCTCGGCTCATAAGAGATTTCAACCAGTGCAACATCACACTATCCTCAGTTTTGATGAGATCAAAAGCGGAAAGTTACTTGCAATGAGCAAGGCTTCCTTCTGCACCAAACACAAGGGTAAAAAGCTGAAACTGTTTTGCGAATCTTGTAAGGAAGTGATTTGCCGAGATTGCACCGTCGTTGATCATAAAAATCATGATTACCTTTTCACAAGTGATGTTATCGCTAGagagaaagaagaaatattGGGAAGAGCAAAAAAAGTTGCATCAAAACTCACCGATATTGAACAGGCGATGGCATTGGTAGAAGAGGCTCAACATCATCTCGAGGAAAATAAACGTGCGACCAGAAGGGATCTGGATGCGTTCATTGATAAGCAGATAGGTACTCTTGAGAAGATGCGATCTGATCTTAAAGGGGGGATTGAGTCAGCTTGTCAAAAGCATGATAAGCAGCTGACTGCTCAGAGAGAGACTCTATCCATGAGACTTGCAAGCGCTCGTAGCAGTTTGGAGTTTGCTGAGAGAATGTGCAGAGATGCAAATGATGTGGATGTCTTGTCCATCAGGAATGAAGTGCTATCCCAGCTATCGAGTCTTGCAGAGAAACCCGTGGATCAGCCTTGTACGGAGGTTGGAGTTCGTCTTGTAGTGGATGAGGAGTATTGGGATTCTTTGTCAAAGAAGATTTCTGTTGGTGAATCTGAGCAAACAG GTCTTGAGCAGTCCGCCATCCTCAGCGGCAAAGGTCCAGAGTACCTCCGAGATCTCTTGGGAATCCTGAAGCCCGTGCAGCAAAGTCCCAAGAGTCGCTGGGTCAGATGTTTCTCAGCAAAGAGAGATGGCTGGGCTGCCAGGACCTTCCACGAAAAATGCGACGGCAAAGCGCCGAACATCGTACTCTTAAGCGTTGGAGGAAGATTCTTACTACTTCTGTTATTTATTTCCTgttacatcgcaatactgtaa